GCAAAGTCCCTATGCACTTGTTTGGTCAGATAACTCGATGGGGCGTATTAAGCATTGTTCGATTGATGAAATGGATCGTGCTTTTTTAGCGTTGTCCAATCAATCAATGCTGGAGATGGAGAATATGGATCTGACAGCAACAAAGATACCTGCAATAGTGCAGGAGAAGAGTCAATTATTTATTCAAGGGACGACTAATGGAACTATGTGGAAGAGTGATGCCACATCCAAAATTATTGCTATATCCCCAAATGTTAACGATCAAATGAAGCAAATGGTGAACCAAATCAATCAAGCTGAATCAATAAATTTGCATATTCTTAATGAAAAGCTACAAATACCAATTGATGTATTGCAACAAGTAACTGCAATTCTTCAGAAAAGTAATATTAAAAAAACAATGTAATAACCGAATAAATGAGTAGGATAAGTAGTTTCACTTTTGTTGAAATTACTTTTTTTATGAAACGAAACAAAATGGTAAAAATACAGAGTGAACTTGAAAATCACTTTTTGGTTTTGACTAGTAATAAAGAGGGGAAAATTAAGTACCTTTCCTGTCATTTAAAAAATTGTCGGCAGCCCGTTTAAATATAAACGAATAATAGGGATAAAAAAGGTAGGATGTAAACGGTTTCTTAGGTATTCAATTGACGTAAATTCACAAAATTCGACAAAAAGGTTTATTGTTTTTATAATTAGTAGTGTAAGAGAATTAATCGAGGCAAAGAATCATTACAATTCCTGAAGGGAAAGCTTTTTTAAAAAATAATAATATTTTTTGAAGAAAGTAATAATATTATTAAGAAAATGTAGATTTTGGATTGATTAATTTCCATGTTTTAGCCTATAATTAGTAAAAACGGTTCATTAAACATTGTATTTAAAAAGATAAAAATGATTTTGGAATAATAAATTTATGTGTAAATTAGGGGTGAAAGAGCATGTTTGGGCTTTCGAAAGAAGAAATTATGTTAATGCTAGAGAAGGCAGAATTAGAAGAGAATCAAAAAAGTGCAATTGCTGAAATTCTACAGCTTAACAATATGCGTATTGAGCAACAACTAGCATTTATTATCCATCTAGTCATAGATGAGCGTGAACGAAATATTTCAAACAATACATATCTAAATTAAAAAATGTCGAAGGAACGAGAAATTTGACTTCGGCTTGATTTATTGATTGGAATTAACATATTGAATTTAAATAGTCTTTCAACTTAAACAATCACAGGTGTTTTTGACAAGCACTTGTGATTTTTTTCTTTTGTTTCCAATTAGCTGTATACATTTTAGGGGTTGAATGGTTATATAGATGAGTTAACTACGAAATGGATATCCAAAAAGTTGGTGAAGTATGAATAAAGAGTGGGAGCGTCTATTGCTTGCGCATGCAGAAGTCGTTTTCAAATATTTGATAAAAATAGGGGCTACAAAAGAAGATGCAGAGGACGTTGTACAAGAGGCAATCATTAAAACAATTGAGTGTTTGTCTACAATTCGACATGATAATTTACGAGCTTGGCTATTCAAGGTCGCCCTTAATCGCTACTATACGTTGTATAACAAGCAAAAGCGCGCAACATTAATCGGTGACAATGAAATCGAAAAATTAAAAATTGCATTGGATGATGCAGAACAACATTATTTACAAAAAGAGCAACATGCAAAGATTAATGAAGCCTTGCAGGGGCTACAGCCAGCATTTCAGCAATTACTTTTAATGAAATACGATATGGAATTGTCCTATAAAGAAATCGCTGCGATTCTAGCGGTGAGTGAATCGCATGTAAAAACTTATTTACAGCGAGCACGTAAAGCATATAAAAAACAGTGGGAGATGTTAGAAGATGGACAACCTTTTTGATACAGAACAGATGAAAAAAACAATGAAAAAAGCCCAGCGCTGCGCAACATGGAAAACGATTATCATCACGTTTGTCGTAATGGTTGTGACATTGTTTGGTGGAAAAATAGCTAATGACGCAATTACTAGATTTTTACAAAGTCACGCTCAAAATACCTTTTATACCTTACATCAAGTAAAAGGTGCAAATGAATTTATTGGATCAATCAGAAATTACGCTGGGATTTTAGGCGGTGAAATGCATTATAAAACAATTAAATACATTGAAGGAAAGGTTGTTCTCACTGGAGACGATGCATTGGGCTATGGTTTTTTACGAAACGAGGAGTTATATGAAGGCGCTATTTCTCATCTAACATTTGGAATGAGTAACAGTGAACAAGATTTAAATTCTCAACGTTATAATGAATTTGGACAGCGTGAAATGTTGTTTTTCTATCCATTTATAAATTATCAAAAGACGAAAAATGATTTAGCGTTGTTGCCCGAAATTGATGATCATAAAGTAATGGAAATCGCTTTATCTTTTGATAAAGGTTATTCAATGCAGGAAGCACTTACGAAACTGCCGAAAGAGGTGAATACTACTTGGCTATGGGTTAAAGATGTGAATGAAGCAGACGACCATACTGGCAAAATTAAACATAATGGAAAGGGTATATATAGCTACAATGTGTTTCGTTCAGAACAAGATGTATATGGTTTCTCTCTTTTAAACGCGAACGGTGATGTAACAGAGAACCCAGCAAAGCTATTTGTCCAAGCTATATCAAGCGGGGCAAGACAATCATCAAGTTTAAAAGATGAATATAAACGATTGGAAAAAGAAATTGGTGGTGCTGATGGGCTGTCTGTGAACGACCTTGTTATCTATGGGGCAGTTGTCACTGGTAATACGAAGACATTAGCGAGTCTGAAGAATCTTGATTTTATAAAAGCATCCTCAATTGGAGTAATTACAGATAAATATTAACCTCAAAATTAAGGTCATTTCATTAGTAGGTGACCTTTTTTTTGTAAAGCAAAATAATGCAAATTACCCTTTGTAAGACCTGATACCGCTCATTTGCCGTGATATTGAAATGGTAAATAATGAAACTAATTATTTTTATAAAACGTAAAGATAGTAAGCGTTTTAAAACGATAGGGGGATAGAATTTGAGAAAAGCCTTACTTATATTAGATATTCAA
This genomic stretch from Lysinibacillus pakistanensis harbors:
- a CDS encoding RNA polymerase sigma factor, translated to MNKEWERLLLAHAEVVFKYLIKIGATKEDAEDVVQEAIIKTIECLSTIRHDNLRAWLFKVALNRYYTLYNKQKRATLIGDNEIEKLKIALDDAEQHYLQKEQHAKINEALQGLQPAFQQLLLMKYDMELSYKEIAAILAVSESHVKTYLQRARKAYKKQWEMLEDGQPF
- a CDS encoding anti sigma factor C-terminal domain-containing protein, with the protein product MDNLFDTEQMKKTMKKAQRCATWKTIIITFVVMVVTLFGGKIANDAITRFLQSHAQNTFYTLHQVKGANEFIGSIRNYAGILGGEMHYKTIKYIEGKVVLTGDDALGYGFLRNEELYEGAISHLTFGMSNSEQDLNSQRYNEFGQREMLFFYPFINYQKTKNDLALLPEIDDHKVMEIALSFDKGYSMQEALTKLPKEVNTTWLWVKDVNEADDHTGKIKHNGKGIYSYNVFRSEQDVYGFSLLNANGDVTENPAKLFVQAISSGARQSSSLKDEYKRLEKEIGGADGLSVNDLVIYGAVVTGNTKTLASLKNLDFIKASSIGVITDKY